A region of Granulibacter bethesdensis DNA encodes the following proteins:
- the cobN gene encoding cobaltochelatase subunit CobN, translating to MHLLVRETRSLEQADHAQELGQKPGDVVFLSFSDSDLGAARTGWVETEATLRLANLARLRHPMSVDLYLEQTVAGSGAVLLRLLGGAEYWRYGLEELAALCRNRAIPFAVIPGDGRPPDREAKATWLALSTVPEEVWTRLDMYCRHGGPENLCSALHVMASLAGKGIDEAWPVRQVPPFGIWREDRDHAADGLRAVLVFYRSYWLAGDMAPVEAMTEALQARGFSVSAVFIDSLKNPACARSVAEHLRLWRPHVVLNATGFSARIGEEGTSPLDAADAPVIQLVLSASTCPAWQESTRGLSQSDLAMQVVLPEYDGRLLGGVVSFKQDTGLTVTEDGAALAAHMPYEAGIVLAADRALGWARLARTGRGDRRIAVVLSDYPGAEGQSAHAVGLDSIASLRAMLDDLKEAGYRTGETLPDEATLARMLCLASPDPIMSLSEYQALLMTLPEATRLRMEQAWGAAEDDPSVINGHFHLRFILCGHILMAVQPDRGERLDRKASYHDPDLPPRHAYAAFYLWLRGRMDVHAMIHLGAHGTLEWLPGKAVALSEACYPAALLGGMPVIYPFIVNNPGEAAAAKRRLGAVLIGHLTPPLGRAGLHGDARMLERLLDEYAAADGLDRARTALLKREILDRAASAGLLAESGVSAGEDEDTALARLDAFLCDVKDMQIRDGLHVFGRAQDEARRAALLTSVTDAAGGQDKDGIAARLDACAGAERHALLAALDGRFIPPGPAGAPSRGRADVLPTGRNLTAIDPRAVPTRSAWVLAERNAAALLERHMRDHGLYPRSLVLDLWGSATMRTGGEDLALGLVLMGVRPVWHEGSARVSGVETVPLAVLDRPRVDVTLRVSGLFRDVFADQMTLFDMAVGLVAALEEPEGWNPLAESGEARPVRIYGAPPGSYGAGATALTDRGAWQSRDELGAAYLDASSYAYGQHAAGQDRDGLAARVAGADIFLHQQDNAETDLLDTTEVAAHEGGFAAASAMLGASPTLYHADLSTAGTPRMRLLSEELSRVVRGRAANPVWLRGMMRHGFRGAAEIARGVEGLFAFAAMLPQRLDAQFEALHAAIIEDSEVDAFMAQANESAHAAMKARFAEAIRRDLWRPRRNSLAADSAEALET from the coding sequence ATGCATCTGCTGGTCCGGGAAACACGGTCGCTGGAGCAGGCGGATCATGCGCAGGAGCTGGGCCAGAAGCCGGGCGATGTGGTGTTTCTGTCCTTTTCCGACAGCGATCTCGGCGCGGCCCGGACCGGATGGGTAGAGACTGAGGCGACGTTACGTCTGGCCAATCTGGCCCGGCTGCGTCATCCGATGTCGGTCGATCTCTATCTGGAGCAGACCGTAGCCGGGTCCGGTGCCGTGTTACTGCGTCTGCTGGGTGGCGCGGAATACTGGCGCTACGGGCTGGAGGAACTGGCTGCACTGTGCCGGAACCGCGCGATTCCGTTCGCAGTCATTCCGGGTGATGGCAGGCCGCCGGACCGGGAGGCGAAAGCCACATGGCTTGCTCTCAGTACCGTGCCGGAAGAGGTCTGGACCCGTCTGGACATGTATTGTCGGCATGGTGGTCCGGAGAATCTCTGTTCTGCCCTGCACGTGATGGCGTCGCTGGCGGGCAAGGGAATTGATGAGGCATGGCCGGTCCGGCAGGTACCACCCTTCGGCATCTGGCGGGAGGACCGGGATCATGCTGCCGATGGGCTGCGGGCGGTTCTGGTGTTCTACCGCTCCTACTGGCTGGCGGGAGACATGGCGCCGGTCGAAGCCATGACGGAAGCCCTGCAAGCCCGAGGCTTCAGTGTCAGCGCGGTGTTCATCGACAGCCTGAAAAATCCTGCTTGTGCCCGGTCCGTGGCGGAGCATCTGCGCCTGTGGCGTCCTCATGTCGTGCTGAATGCAACCGGTTTCTCGGCCCGGATCGGGGAGGAGGGAACATCGCCACTGGATGCAGCCGATGCCCCGGTGATTCAACTGGTCCTGTCCGCGTCCACCTGTCCGGCCTGGCAGGAATCGACGCGGGGGTTGAGCCAGTCCGATCTGGCGATGCAGGTCGTGCTGCCGGAATATGATGGCCGATTGCTGGGCGGCGTGGTGTCGTTCAAGCAGGATACCGGTCTGACCGTGACAGAGGATGGCGCGGCCCTTGCGGCGCATATGCCTTACGAGGCCGGTATCGTCCTGGCGGCTGACCGGGCACTGGGCTGGGCGCGTCTGGCCCGGACGGGGCGGGGTGATCGACGTATTGCGGTGGTTCTCTCCGATTATCCGGGGGCGGAGGGGCAGTCGGCGCATGCGGTCGGTCTCGACAGTATTGCCAGCTTGCGGGCGATGCTCGATGACCTGAAGGAGGCCGGATATCGGACGGGCGAAACACTGCCCGATGAGGCGACATTGGCCCGGATGCTTTGCCTTGCGTCGCCCGACCCGATCATGAGCCTATCAGAATATCAGGCCCTGCTCATGACGTTGCCGGAGGCGACCCGCCTGCGTATGGAACAGGCATGGGGTGCCGCGGAGGATGATCCGTCCGTCATAAACGGGCATTTCCATCTGCGCTTTATTCTTTGCGGCCATATCCTGATGGCGGTGCAGCCGGATCGCGGTGAGCGGCTGGATCGCAAGGCCAGTTATCACGATCCGGATTTACCGCCGCGCCATGCTTATGCTGCCTTCTATCTGTGGCTGCGCGGCCGGATGGATGTGCATGCGATGATCCATCTCGGCGCGCATGGCACGCTGGAATGGTTGCCGGGCAAGGCAGTGGCGCTGTCGGAGGCATGCTACCCGGCTGCATTGCTGGGTGGCATGCCGGTGATCTACCCGTTCATCGTCAATAATCCGGGGGAAGCGGCAGCGGCGAAACGGCGGCTGGGCGCGGTGCTGATCGGCCATCTGACACCACCTTTGGGCCGGGCGGGGCTGCATGGAGACGCACGCATGCTCGAACGACTGCTCGATGAATATGCGGCGGCTGATGGTTTGGACCGTGCCCGCACGGCGCTGCTGAAGAGGGAGATTCTGGATCGGGCCGCCTCGGCAGGGCTGCTTGCTGAAAGCGGCGTCAGCGCCGGGGAGGATGAAGACACCGCACTGGCACGCCTCGATGCTTTTCTGTGTGATGTGAAGGACATGCAGATTCGCGACGGGCTGCATGTGTTCGGCCGGGCACAGGATGAGGCGCGTCGCGCTGCGCTGCTGACCTCTGTTACCGATGCGGCGGGCGGGCAGGATAAGGACGGTATTGCCGCACGGCTGGATGCCTGCGCCGGAGCGGAGCGGCATGCCCTGCTGGCGGCGCTGGACGGGCGTTTCATCCCTCCTGGTCCCGCCGGAGCACCCAGCCGGGGACGCGCCGATGTGCTGCCCACCGGGCGCAATCTGACGGCGATTGATCCGCGGGCCGTTCCCACGCGCTCCGCCTGGGTGCTGGCGGAGCGGAATGCGGCTGCTCTGCTGGAACGCCATATGCGCGATCATGGATTGTATCCACGCAGTCTGGTGCTCGATCTCTGGGGCAGTGCCACGATGCGCACGGGCGGGGAAGATCTCGCGCTCGGGCTGGTGCTGATGGGGGTGCGCCCGGTCTGGCATGAAGGTTCGGCACGGGTCTCGGGGGTCGAGACCGTGCCGCTGGCCGTGCTGGACCGTCCGCGTGTGGATGTGACGCTGCGTGTCTCCGGCTTGTTCCGGGATGTTTTCGCCGACCAGATGACGTTGTTCGACATGGCGGTCGGTCTGGTGGCGGCGCTGGAGGAGCCGGAAGGCTGGAATCCTCTGGCGGAAAGCGGGGAGGCGCGTCCGGTCCGTATTTATGGGGCCCCTCCGGGCAGCTATGGCGCGGGGGCGACGGCTCTGACCGACCGGGGTGCATGGCAGAGCCGGGATGAACTCGGTGCGGCCTATCTCGATGCCTCTTCCTATGCCTACGGCCAGCATGCGGCGGGGCAGGATCGGGATGGTCTCGCCGCCCGTGTGGCGGGGGCCGATATCTTCCTGCACCAGCAGGACAACGCCGAAACCGATTTGCTGGATACGACCGAGGTCGCGGCGCATGAGGGCGGTTTCGCGGCGGCTTCTGCCATGCTGGGGGCTTCTCCGACTTTATATCATGCTGATCTGTCTACCGCCGGAACCCCGCGCATGCGGTTGCTGAGTGAGGAACTGTCGCGCGTCGTCCGGGGCCGTGCCGCCAATCCGGTATGGCTGCGCGGTATGATGCGGCACGGTTTTCGGGGCGCCGCGGAAATTGCGAGGGGTGTGGAAGGGCTGTTCGCTTTTGCCGCCATGCTGCCGCAGCGGCTGGATGCGCAGTTCGAGGCACTGCATGCCGCCATTATCGAGGACAGTGAAGTCGATGCCTTCATGGCGCAGGCCAATGAATCGGCTCATGCGGCCATGAAAGCACGCTTTGCGGAAGCCATCCGGCGTGATCTGTGGCGTCCCCGTCGCAACAGTCTGGCTGCCGACAGTGCGGAGGCTCTGGAGACGTGA
- the cobW gene encoding cobalamin biosynthesis protein CobW — MAIASPVPATIVTGFLGAGKTTLVRHVLSAARGRRIAIIVNEFGSLGIDGDLLKSCGIEGCTEDNIVELANGCLCCTVADDFLPTIEALLGRAQPPEHILIETSGLALPKPLLKAFNWPGVKGRVTVDGVVTVLDAPAVASGRFADDPEEVARQRAEDPNLDHDNPLAEVFEDQLSAADLVLLNKADQLDDAALASVREGVERHLPRAVKVIATREGQVDPAVLLGLQAAAENDLSARPSHHDSVDGEHEHDDFESFVVPLKEQADLDHVAVLLRPLAEAHDILRMKGFVPVQGRPMRGVVQGVGTRFRQSFDRLWKPGEVRQGQLVIIGRTGLDRAAIEASLINSGLGATVPA; from the coding sequence ATGGCCATTGCCTCCCCCGTTCCCGCGACCATCGTGACCGGATTTCTCGGCGCGGGCAAAACGACTTTGGTGCGGCATGTGCTGAGCGCTGCGCGCGGGCGTCGTATTGCCATCATCGTCAATGAGTTCGGCTCTCTGGGGATTGATGGTGATCTGCTGAAAAGCTGCGGCATCGAGGGCTGCACCGAGGATAATATCGTCGAGCTCGCCAATGGTTGTCTGTGCTGCACTGTTGCCGACGATTTCCTGCCGACGATCGAGGCATTGCTGGGTCGTGCCCAGCCCCCCGAGCATATCCTGATTGAAACCTCCGGCCTCGCTTTGCCGAAGCCGCTGCTGAAAGCGTTCAACTGGCCAGGTGTCAAAGGTCGCGTCACGGTAGATGGCGTGGTCACGGTGCTGGACGCCCCCGCGGTGGCGTCCGGACGCTTTGCCGATGATCCGGAGGAAGTGGCTCGGCAGCGTGCGGAGGACCCGAACCTTGATCATGACAATCCGCTGGCCGAGGTGTTCGAGGATCAGCTTTCCGCCGCCGATCTCGTGCTGCTGAACAAGGCTGACCAGCTGGATGATGCGGCGCTCGCTTCGGTGCGGGAAGGGGTGGAGCGGCATCTGCCACGTGCGGTCAAGGTGATCGCCACCCGAGAGGGACAGGTGGATCCAGCCGTTCTGCTCGGCCTGCAGGCTGCGGCGGAGAACGATCTTTCCGCACGGCCATCGCATCATGACAGCGTGGATGGCGAGCATGAACATGATGATTTCGAGAGCTTCGTTGTTCCTTTGAAAGAACAGGCTGATCTGGATCATGTGGCCGTCCTGCTGCGTCCGTTGGCGGAGGCGCATGACATTCTGCGGATGAAAGGGTTCGTCCCGGTGCAGGGCAGGCCCATGCGCGGCGTGGTGCAGGGGGTTGGCACACGGTTCCGCCAGTCTTTCGATCGCCTGTGGAAGCCGGGGGAGGTGCGGCAGGGGCAGCTTGTCATCATTGGTCGCACCGGCCTGGACCGCGCTGCTATCGAGGCATCGCTGATCAACAGCGGTCTGGGTGCGACGGTGCCTGCCTGA